The following proteins are co-located in the Bathymodiolus thermophilus thioautotrophic gill symbiont genome:
- the ruvC gene encoding crossover junction endodeoxyribonuclease RuvC, with protein sequence MKILGIDPGSRITGFGLIEAEKLKLTYLASGCIRTKGELTERITTIFQGISQIVEQHQPDVVVIERAFMRPDRPNPDAAIKLGHARGAIISAVGSRGILMAEYSPNQIKKTVVGKGHAAKDQVGYMVCESLKLSKAPQEDAADALAGAICHAYHCL encoded by the coding sequence ATGAAAATTTTAGGTATTGATCCCGGTTCACGCATCACAGGTTTTGGTTTAATCGAAGCAGAAAAACTCAAACTCACTTATCTTGCTAGTGGCTGCATTCGCACCAAGGGCGAATTAACAGAGCGAATCACCACTATTTTTCAAGGCATTAGTCAAATTGTCGAACAACATCAGCCCGATGTTGTGGTGATTGAACGCGCATTTATGCGACCCGACCGCCCCAATCCAGATGCTGCCATCAAGTTAGGACACGCACGAGGTGCCATTATTTCAGCAGTTGGGTCTCGTGGTATTCTGATGGCGGAATATAGCCCCAATCAAATTAAAAAAACAGTGGTAGGCAAAGGGCACGCCGCTAAAGACCAAGTGGGTTATATGGTATGCGAATCTTTAAAACTCAGCAAAGCACCACAAGAAGATGCTGCAGATGCACTGGCGGGGGCTATTTGCCATGCTTATCATTGTCTTTAA
- a CDS encoding cation diffusion facilitator family transporter gives MNPLNRKKASQKITLIGAIVDFLLSVFKIIAGVLGNSGALIADGVHSFSDLLSDAVVLYAVKHANEAADTDHPYGHKRFETVATLGLAIILSLVSIGIIYDAFGRLNSPSTLSHSALLLSVAALSIFSKEALYWYTIKVAKAYKSDMLKANAWHHRSDALSSIVVLVGVFGSLNGYPYLDSVAAIVVGLMVMMIAWNLGSNAAKELVDTAIDVEQVDQLKTAIGMISGVNNVHSLRTRKIGHAISADVHVQVDPFLSVSEGHIISVSVERVAKECLEDLDDVTVHIDPEDDETAAPCEHLPERAKALGILNKALFNNECDGEIERIQLHYLEGKIHVDFYLPLSCLTADKNDNEILKKLQTAIADLKYFGKIKIYFSNN, from the coding sequence ATGAATCCACTAAATCGAAAAAAAGCCAGTCAAAAAATTACCCTTATTGGTGCAATTGTAGATTTTTTACTCTCTGTCTTTAAAATTATTGCTGGTGTACTGGGTAACTCAGGCGCATTGATTGCCGATGGAGTCCATTCGTTTTCAGATTTATTGTCCGATGCCGTGGTTTTATACGCCGTCAAACACGCCAATGAAGCAGCAGATACCGACCACCCTTATGGACATAAGCGCTTTGAAACTGTTGCAACACTAGGTTTGGCAATTATTCTGTCATTGGTGAGTATTGGCATTATTTATGATGCCTTTGGACGCCTAAACAGTCCAAGCACCCTTTCACACAGCGCTTTGCTTTTAAGTGTTGCTGCCCTGTCTATTTTCTCCAAAGAGGCTTTATATTGGTACACCATCAAAGTCGCTAAAGCGTATAAATCAGATATGCTCAAGGCCAATGCTTGGCATCACCGCTCAGATGCACTGTCATCTATTGTGGTACTGGTAGGTGTTTTTGGCAGTTTAAATGGCTATCCGTATCTTGATAGTGTGGCTGCTATTGTAGTTGGTTTAATGGTGATGATGATTGCTTGGAATTTAGGCTCAAATGCCGCTAAGGAATTGGTGGATACTGCAATTGATGTTGAGCAAGTTGATCAACTTAAAACAGCCATTGGTATGATTAGTGGCGTTAATAATGTGCATTCACTGCGCACACGCAAAATTGGACACGCCATTTCAGCCGATGTGCATGTGCAAGTTGATCCATTTTTAAGCGTAAGCGAAGGTCACATTATCAGCGTAAGTGTTGAGCGTGTAGCCAAAGAGTGCTTAGAAGATTTAGACGATGTTACCGTACACATTGACCCCGAAGACGATGAAACAGCAGCCCCTTGCGAACACCTACCTGAACGAGCAAAAGCACTTGGCATACTCAATAAAGCCCTATTCAACAACGAATGTGATGGCGAAATTGAGCGCATTCAATTACATTACTTAGAAGGTAAAATCCATGTAGATTTTTATCTGCCTTTAAGTTGTTTAACAGCAGATAAAAATGACAACGAAATTTTAAAAAAACTACAAACAGCCATTGCTGATTTAAAATACTTCGGCAAAATAAAGATATATTTCAGCAATAACTAA
- the feoB gene encoding ferrous iron transport protein B produces MIFEKIALIGNPNAGKTTLFNLLTGAKQRTGNWPGVTVDRKEGEFNHANKTYKIVDLPGVYSIDDKESSIDEQIAREFVLNHSEYLYFNIVDASTLERGLYLTTQLRELGINVVVLLNMMDVVRKRGMEIDIEALKKSMGCAVIPISLKETLDFSVLSQAIESFNPAIKLVVDYPIDEIEAAQSADNEAQVGLLKAESRFTYANKIANQVIQHATSLKQTVSDKVDRLVLGSFTGVPIFLMIMYLLFLVSINFGGALIDFFDLAAGTIFVGGAGNLLQNIGMPEFLTVIIADGIGGGIQVVATFIPIIAALYLFLTLLEEVGYMARAAFVMDQFMRKIGLSGKAFIPLIVGFGCNVPGIMAARTLDTHRERVTTVLMAPFMSCGARLAVYALFAAAFFPVGGQNIVFALYVIGILFAILTGLILKYAFKGDDTSDFLMELPNYQLPSFRNLIINTWNKLKAFVLGAGKVIVFVVMIINVVNSIGIDGSFGNQDSKNSLLSKVAQTLTPVFKPMGIEADNWPATVGIVTGILAKEVVVGTLDSLYSGIDAEENNTQEKVSEYSLIGGLSEAFATIPANLNDAIQNLSDPLGLGVLDDTHSQTLAARSQEVSTATFGAMVSRFDGKVGAFAYLLFILLYFPCVAAFGAMIREIGKTWATVGALWATGLAYFSATVFYQVGTFSQHPWYSLLWIGISFAILAASVIMLVRTGKKASRHIIPIVTESTCRHCK; encoded by the coding sequence ATGATATTTGAAAAAATTGCATTAATTGGCAATCCAAACGCTGGCAAAACAACGCTTTTTAATTTGTTAACGGGTGCAAAACAACGCACAGGGAATTGGCCGGGTGTTACGGTTGACCGTAAAGAGGGTGAATTCAACCATGCAAATAAGACCTATAAAATCGTTGATTTACCAGGTGTTTATTCAATTGATGATAAAGAATCATCGATTGATGAGCAAATTGCCAGGGAGTTTGTGCTTAATCATTCTGAGTATTTATATTTTAATATTGTTGATGCATCAACATTGGAGCGTGGACTTTATTTGACAACGCAACTAAGGGAATTGGGGATAAATGTTGTTGTGCTTCTTAATATGATGGATGTTGTGCGTAAGCGTGGTATGGAAATTGATATTGAGGCGTTAAAAAAATCTATGGGTTGTGCGGTTATCCCAATTTCACTGAAAGAAACACTTGATTTTTCAGTATTGTCTCAGGCGATAGAAAGTTTTAATCCCGCCATAAAATTGGTTGTTGATTACCCAATTGATGAGATTGAAGCAGCGCAAAGTGCTGATAATGAAGCCCAAGTTGGATTGTTAAAAGCAGAAAGTCGATTTACTTATGCCAATAAGATTGCCAACCAAGTTATTCAACATGCGACCAGTCTAAAACAAACCGTTTCAGATAAAGTGGACAGGCTGGTATTGGGCAGTTTTACCGGTGTGCCGATATTTTTAATGATTATGTATTTATTGTTTTTGGTTAGTATTAATTTTGGCGGTGCTTTAATTGATTTCTTTGACCTTGCTGCTGGCACTATTTTTGTCGGCGGTGCAGGTAACTTGTTACAGAATATTGGTATGCCCGAGTTTTTGACGGTTATTATTGCTGATGGTATTGGTGGCGGCATTCAGGTGGTGGCAACTTTTATTCCCATTATTGCAGCGCTTTATTTGTTCTTAACGCTGCTAGAGGAGGTGGGTTATATGGCAAGAGCTGCTTTTGTAATGGATCAATTTATGCGCAAAATTGGGCTGTCAGGTAAGGCATTTATCCCTCTTATCGTTGGCTTTGGTTGCAATGTTCCAGGCATTATGGCGGCACGAACGCTAGACACACATCGGGAGCGTGTTACCACAGTGCTGATGGCGCCCTTTATGTCATGTGGTGCTAGACTTGCGGTGTATGCTTTGTTTGCAGCTGCATTTTTCCCAGTTGGTGGTCAAAATATTGTATTTGCTCTATATGTAATTGGCATTTTGTTTGCGATTTTAACAGGGTTAATTTTAAAGTATGCATTTAAAGGTGACGACACCAGTGATTTTTTAATGGAATTGCCAAATTACCAATTGCCTTCTTTTAGAAATCTTATTATCAACACTTGGAACAAATTAAAGGCCTTTGTGCTAGGTGCAGGTAAGGTTATTGTATTTGTGGTAATGATTATCAATGTGGTTAATAGTATTGGCATTGATGGCAGTTTTGGCAATCAAGATTCTAAAAATTCATTGTTGAGTAAAGTCGCACAAACACTAACACCTGTGTTTAAACCCATGGGCATTGAGGCGGACAATTGGCCAGCCACAGTGGGTATCGTAACAGGTATTTTGGCAAAAGAAGTGGTTGTCGGCACATTGGATTCATTGTATTCTGGCATTGATGCAGAAGAAAACAATACTCAAGAAAAGGTATCTGAATATAGTTTAATAGGTGGCTTATCAGAAGCATTTGCAACCATTCCTGCCAATCTTAACGATGCCATACAAAATTTATCAGACCCATTGGGCTTAGGTGTGCTTGATGATACACATTCACAAACATTGGCTGCACGCTCGCAAGAAGTTTCCACCGCAACATTTGGTGCTATGGTCTCGCGTTTTGATGGCAAAGTGGGTGCTTTTGCCTATTTACTCTTTATTTTGTTGTATTTTCCCTGTGTAGCAGCCTTTGGTGCTATGATTCGTGAAATTGGCAAAACTTGGGCAACTGTGGGCGCTTTGTGGGCTACGGGTTTGGCGTATTTTTCGGCAACTGTTTTTTATCAGGTTGGTACTTTTTCCCAGCACCCTTGGTATTCATTGTTATGGATTGGCATATCGTTTGCCATTTTGGCAGCCTCAGTAATAATGCTGGTACGCACAGGTAAAAAAGCCAGTCGCCACATTATTCCTATTGTTACCGAATCTACTTGTCGGCATTGTAAATAG
- a CDS encoding efflux RND transporter permease subunit, with product MLNKIIDGALRNRLMIVLMLLAVAIGAFMMLPKLNLDAFPDVTNVQVTVNTEAKGLASEEVEQLITYPIEAVMYSLPDVEQVRSVSKTGLSLVTVVFKEGVDIYFARQLVFERLQAAKEEIPNGIGTPAMGPNTSGLGQVFQYMLRTDDRQKFDTIALRSLNDWVVKLLLMPIDGVTEVLAFGGDVKQYQVQLNPSKLLSYGLRTQDVVQAIESSNRNAGGWYLNRGAEQLVIRGVGWVRGGENGLRDIANVPIKDEDGVVVRVADVAEVKYGSEIRQGAVSITLRDEAGNPKQMGEVVTGIIMKRMGANTKSTIDAINERLPIIQNALPEGVVIEAFYDQADLVDQAVGTVIKALVEAFVLIVVVLVFFLMNLRAAALVLLSVPVSIVLALMAMSYWKVSANLMSLGGLAIAIGMMVDGSVVMMENIFKHLSNHDEKSNPGGVRLRILEASREVGRPVFFAVLIIIVVFAPLFTLEGVEGKLFQPMAISIVLAMIASLMVALMVVPALSTYLFTKGVEHKSTRALDFIDMRYKKLLNIALRTRKSVVAIAITLFIGSLSLVPFLGTEFVPELEEGTINIRVTLAPSSSLETSFEVAQKLERILMQFPEVIYASSRIGRAEIGGDPEPVSNVEIYLGLKPVDEWTSADNRFALQKLMQEKMSIHPGLLFTFSQPIATRVDELLSGVKAQLAIKLFGPDLDVLSEKGKAIETLVRQIDGATSVEMEQIVGEAQLVIRPNRAQLSRYGISISQVMSLISDAIGGVSAGQVIQGNERYDIYVRLAEKYRNNSVAIANLIIQSPKGAWVKLSEIASVSIEAGPPQIRRDDVQRRVVIQSNVSGRDMGSFVAEINQRIKSEVNLPVGYSVVYGGQFENQQRAQARLMIVVPISLGLIFLLLFFAFGSVSQATLIMLNVPLAMIGGISALFISGQYLSVPGSIGFIALFGVAVLNGVVMVNSINLLVESGSKLSDAVFNGALSRLRPVLMTASIAALGLVPMLLATGVGSEVQRPLATVVVGGLFSSTLLTLFVLPVLYGRFSRQIITGNLKQ from the coding sequence ATGTTAAATAAAATAATAGATGGTGCATTACGCAATCGTTTAATGATTGTATTAATGCTTTTGGCGGTGGCAATAGGTGCTTTTATGATGTTGCCAAAATTGAATTTAGATGCTTTTCCTGATGTGACTAATGTACAAGTAACAGTCAATACAGAGGCAAAAGGGTTGGCATCAGAGGAAGTGGAGCAGTTGATTACTTACCCCATTGAGGCGGTTATGTATTCATTGCCTGATGTGGAGCAAGTGCGCTCAGTTTCTAAAACTGGCTTGTCTTTAGTAACTGTAGTTTTTAAAGAAGGCGTGGATATTTATTTTGCCAGGCAATTGGTATTTGAGCGCTTGCAAGCTGCTAAGGAAGAGATTCCAAATGGTATCGGAACCCCTGCAATGGGGCCCAATACCTCAGGTTTGGGGCAAGTGTTCCAATATATGTTGCGTACAGATGATAGGCAAAAGTTTGACACTATAGCGTTGAGAAGTCTAAACGATTGGGTGGTAAAACTCTTATTGATGCCAATTGATGGCGTTACTGAAGTATTGGCATTTGGTGGAGATGTGAAGCAATATCAGGTGCAGTTAAATCCAAGTAAATTACTTTCTTACGGGCTACGCACACAAGATGTTGTCCAAGCGATTGAATCTAGTAATCGCAATGCAGGTGGATGGTATCTTAACCGTGGAGCAGAGCAACTGGTAATACGCGGCGTTGGCTGGGTGCGTGGTGGTGAAAATGGTTTGCGTGATATTGCTAATGTGCCTATTAAAGATGAAGATGGTGTGGTGGTGCGTGTTGCTGATGTGGCTGAGGTTAAATACGGTTCAGAAATTCGCCAAGGTGCAGTGTCTATCACACTGCGTGATGAAGCGGGCAACCCTAAACAAATGGGTGAAGTGGTAACGGGTATTATTATGAAGCGTATGGGGGCAAACACCAAATCCACCATTGATGCAATCAATGAACGCTTGCCGATTATTCAAAATGCATTGCCTGAAGGTGTGGTAATTGAGGCTTTTTATGATCAAGCGGATTTGGTTGATCAGGCTGTGGGTACAGTAATCAAAGCATTGGTTGAAGCGTTTGTGCTAATTGTAGTGGTACTTGTTTTCTTTTTAATGAATCTTCGTGCTGCTGCTTTGGTATTACTATCAGTACCTGTTTCGATTGTGTTGGCATTAATGGCAATGTCATATTGGAAAGTGTCAGCCAATTTAATGTCGCTCGGTGGTTTGGCCATTGCCATTGGTATGATGGTTGATGGGTCGGTAGTGATGATGGAAAATATTTTTAAACATTTGTCAAATCATGATGAAAAATCCAATCCCGGTGGCGTACGCTTACGCATTTTAGAGGCTTCACGAGAGGTTGGACGCCCTGTGTTTTTTGCAGTGCTTATTATCATTGTTGTGTTTGCACCGTTGTTCACGCTAGAAGGTGTGGAGGGAAAATTGTTCCAGCCGATGGCCATTAGTATTGTATTGGCAATGATAGCATCACTTATGGTGGCACTTATGGTGGTACCAGCGCTGTCAACTTATTTATTTACCAAAGGGGTGGAACATAAATCAACACGAGCACTTGATTTTATCGACATGCGTTATAAAAAATTACTTAATATTGCATTGCGTACGCGTAAAAGCGTGGTGGCAATTGCAATTACCTTGTTTATTGGGTCTTTGTCGCTGGTGCCATTTTTAGGTACAGAGTTTGTGCCAGAGTTGGAAGAGGGGACTATTAATATTCGTGTTACGCTTGCACCCTCATCAAGTTTAGAAACTTCTTTTGAAGTGGCGCAAAAACTTGAGCGTATATTAATGCAATTTCCAGAAGTAATTTATGCATCTAGTCGTATTGGGCGTGCAGAAATTGGTGGCGATCCAGAGCCTGTTTCTAATGTGGAAATTTATTTAGGTTTAAAACCTGTTGATGAGTGGACTTCTGCAGATAATCGCTTTGCGTTGCAAAAACTCATGCAGGAAAAAATGTCAATCCACCCAGGTTTGCTATTTACTTTCTCTCAACCAATTGCCACCCGAGTTGATGAACTATTATCTGGGGTTAAAGCACAATTGGCCATTAAATTATTCGGCCCTGATTTGGATGTTTTGAGTGAAAAAGGTAAGGCGATTGAAACCTTAGTGCGTCAAATTGATGGCGCAACTTCGGTGGAAATGGAGCAAATTGTAGGTGAGGCACAGTTGGTAATACGCCCAAATAGGGCGCAGTTATCACGCTATGGCATTTCAATTTCACAAGTGATGTCGTTGATTTCTGATGCCATTGGTGGGGTATCTGCTGGGCAGGTAATTCAAGGTAATGAGCGTTATGATATTTATGTGCGCCTTGCTGAAAAATACCGTAATAATTCAGTGGCAATTGCCAATTTAATTATTCAGTCTCCTAAGGGTGCTTGGGTTAAATTAAGTGAGATTGCTTCGGTTTCCATTGAGGCGGGTCCACCTCAAATTAGGCGTGATGATGTTCAAAGGCGCGTCGTGATTCAATCAAATGTTAGTGGGCGTGATATGGGTAGTTTTGTGGCAGAAATCAATCAACGCATAAAATCTGAGGTAAATTTACCTGTGGGGTATTCGGTGGTTTATGGCGGTCAGTTTGAAAATCAACAGCGTGCCCAAGCAAGGTTAATGATTGTGGTGCCTATTTCGTTAGGATTGATATTTTTACTGCTATTTTTTGCTTTTGGTTCGGTGAGTCAGGCCACGCTTATTATGCTCAATGTGCCTTTGGCAATGATAGGCGGTATTAGCGCATTATTTATTTCAGGTCAATATTTATCTGTACCAGGTTCAATTGGTTTTATTGCTTTATTTGGTGTGGCAGTGCTAAATGGTGTGGTTATGGTAAATTCAATTAATTTGCTAGTAGAAAGCGGATCCAAACTTAGCGATGCCGTCTTTAACGGCGCATTGTCGAGATTACGCCCAGTATTAATGACTGCTTCAATTGCCGCATTAGGTTTAGTTCCGATGTTGTTGGCAACTGGGGTGGGGTCAGAGGTGCAACGACCATTGGCAACAGTAGTGGTTGGCGGATTGTTTTCTTCAACGCTATTAACTTTGTTTGTTTTACCAGTGTTATACGGTCGTTTTTCTCGTCAAATTATTACTGGTAATTTAAAACAATAA
- a CDS encoding FeoA family protein — MTLLSNQKNGCLCEINSIDLPHSKKIKLLGLGIHTGLTAFVLRNRGGDMVLALGNARVSIGRTMANLIKVTTL, encoded by the coding sequence ATGACGCTATTATCAAATCAAAAAAACGGATGCCTGTGTGAAATAAACAGTATTGATTTGCCACATTCAAAGAAAATCAAATTGTTAGGCTTGGGTATTCATACGGGTCTAACAGCATTTGTTTTAAGAAATCGTGGTGGCGATATGGTTTTGGCTTTAGGCAATGCACGGGTTAGTATCGGGAGAACCATGGCCAATTTAATTAAGGTAACCACATTATGA
- a CDS encoding efflux RND transporter periplasmic adaptor subunit, which produces MRTILLTWVLSILMPISIFAQTQVHQDEEEKQEEMQKESTHEEGSVDISIESMKVAGIVVKPLALQNLKNELSVPAEVKLNAYLSSKVASRISAQVVSREAKLGDFVKQGQALVTLSSVAMAQAVGEFLLASEEWHRVQKLGESTVSSKRYNQARIAYISVRGKIMAYGMNDLQIEALKNSKTPKILDRFRLLAPKKGVIVSDDFIEGELIEPGQVLFDIVNESVLWIEAQLSPKQALLVEVGANVRIYASDDGYLQGKVVQKHHLLDEKTRTIGVRIQVSNEQDKLHPGMYVDVRIQTQQGKQYLALPTESLLRSADGDWVVFVEQDEVGEFKPIEVEVVKTINDHTVIKGLKIGARVVVKGAFFVQSELAKSGFSVHNH; this is translated from the coding sequence ATGAGAACAATATTATTAACATGGGTGCTGTCTATTTTGATGCCAATTTCAATTTTTGCACAAACACAAGTGCATCAAGACGAAGAAGAAAAACAGGAAGAAATGCAAAAAGAGTCTACACATGAAGAAGGCTCTGTGGATATTTCTATTGAATCAATGAAAGTCGCAGGCATTGTAGTCAAGCCGTTAGCGTTGCAAAATCTTAAGAACGAGTTAAGTGTGCCTGCTGAGGTGAAACTTAATGCTTATTTGAGTAGCAAAGTAGCGTCTAGAATTAGTGCCCAGGTAGTGTCTCGAGAGGCCAAGTTAGGGGATTTTGTAAAACAAGGTCAGGCACTGGTAACACTTTCTAGTGTGGCAATGGCGCAAGCAGTAGGGGAATTTTTATTGGCAAGTGAAGAGTGGCATCGAGTGCAAAAATTGGGGGAATCTACAGTTTCTTCGAAGCGCTATAATCAAGCAAGAATTGCCTATATCAGTGTGCGTGGAAAAATAATGGCGTATGGTATGAATGATTTACAAATTGAGGCGTTAAAGAACAGTAAAACCCCCAAAATACTGGATAGATTTCGACTGTTGGCACCTAAAAAAGGTGTGATTGTCAGTGATGATTTTATTGAAGGCGAACTGATTGAACCGGGGCAAGTTTTGTTTGATATTGTCAACGAAAGCGTTCTTTGGATTGAGGCGCAACTTTCACCAAAACAAGCGCTCTTGGTTGAAGTTGGTGCAAATGTTCGTATTTACGCATCAGATGATGGTTATTTGCAGGGAAAAGTGGTGCAAAAACATCATTTATTAGACGAAAAAACCAGAACTATTGGTGTTCGTATTCAAGTGAGCAATGAACAGGATAAGTTGCACCCCGGTATGTATGTTGATGTGCGCATTCAGACGCAACAAGGTAAACAATATTTGGCTCTGCCAACAGAATCGCTTTTGCGTAGTGCAGATGGTGATTGGGTGGTGTTTGTTGAACAGGATGAGGTTGGAGAATTTAAACCTATTGAAGTTGAGGTGGTAAAAACCATCAATGACCATACCGTTATTAAAGGCTTAAAAATAGGGGCACGCGTAGTGGTAAAGGGCGCATTTTTTGTGCAATCTGAGTTGGCAAAATCAGGGTTTTCAGTTCATAATCATTAA
- the trxA gene encoding thioredoxin produces the protein MAVLELNKSNFDDTIQKNDIVVLDFWAPWCGPCKQFAPTYDAVSEKISNVVFAKINTEDEQELGAQFQIRSIPTLMIFREQIAIFSQPGALSGADLEAVIKKAQELDMDKVREEIAKNQKDG, from the coding sequence ATGGCAGTATTAGAACTTAATAAAAGCAATTTTGACGACACAATTCAAAAAAATGACATTGTTGTTTTGGATTTTTGGGCACCGTGGTGTGGCCCTTGTAAGCAGTTTGCACCCACTTATGATGCGGTTTCTGAGAAAATTAGCAATGTAGTTTTTGCAAAAATTAACACTGAAGACGAGCAAGAATTAGGTGCACAATTTCAAATTCGCTCCATTCCAACTTTGATGATTTTTAGAGAACAAATTGCTATTTTTTCTCAACCTGGCGCATTGTCAGGTGCTGACTTAGAGGCGGTTATTAAAAAAGCACAAGAATTGGATATGGACAAAGTGCGTGAAGAAATTGCTAAGAATCAAAAAGACGGCTAG
- a CDS encoding TolC family protein: MEYIKILPRLVIGLILFKPVHAQENLSSLSGFIQSIWQFSPMLQEADARVKAAKAQQTASSKRLYNPEFGLSIDDKEGAPVSKIISISQSIDWSGKASAATKVADFDLQALIAKYEQVQYDLATNALSNLVNYQLANENLILSNRRVELMRRFSIFANNAFKAGDFDQSGYNLAHLAYSQALIQSADAQVALVQSKQILEMSIGFPMADLPALPKVLPDIKHQNIQNLVEKLPKIRLLESQLMSAKAEISYAVLKKTTDPTINLTAGKNEGDNTVGLSLSIPFNIFNDYSANVDVVKYQAIAKEKVLKDAYYSAQVRLKSRQKIYQILRNAWQTWHQEGENTLLNQVNTLENKFKIGDINTTDYLVQIEQILNSEIATKDLHAKAWRAWFDWLSASGKIKQWLGE; encoded by the coding sequence ATGGAATATATAAAAATATTACCTAGATTGGTAATTGGCCTAATATTATTTAAGCCAGTTCATGCACAAGAAAATCTTTCGTCATTATCTGGCTTCATTCAAAGTATTTGGCAATTCAGCCCAATGCTTCAAGAGGCAGATGCAAGAGTAAAGGCCGCTAAAGCGCAACAAACAGCATCTTCAAAACGGCTTTACAATCCTGAATTTGGACTTAGTATTGACGACAAAGAAGGTGCGCCAGTGAGTAAAATTATCAGTATTAGCCAAAGTATTGATTGGAGCGGAAAAGCATCTGCTGCCACTAAAGTGGCTGATTTTGATTTGCAGGCTTTGATTGCAAAATATGAGCAAGTGCAATATGACTTGGCTACAAATGCCTTGTCGAATCTAGTTAACTACCAATTGGCAAATGAAAATTTAATCTTGTCAAATCGTCGAGTTGAATTAATGCGGCGTTTTTCTATATTTGCCAATAATGCTTTTAAAGCTGGAGATTTTGATCAAAGTGGTTATAACTTAGCGCATTTAGCCTATTCACAAGCATTGATTCAAAGTGCCGATGCACAAGTCGCACTGGTGCAAAGTAAGCAAATACTTGAAATGTCTATAGGGTTTCCTATGGCTGATTTGCCTGCATTGCCCAAAGTCTTACCAGATATTAAACATCAAAATATTCAAAATTTAGTCGAAAAACTGCCAAAAATTCGTCTTTTGGAAAGTCAATTAATGTCTGCAAAAGCAGAAATTTCATACGCTGTATTGAAAAAAACTACCGACCCAACAATCAATCTGACTGCTGGAAAAAATGAGGGTGATAATACCGTCGGGTTGTCTTTGTCTATTCCTTTTAATATTTTTAATGATTATAGTGCCAATGTTGATGTGGTCAAATATCAGGCTATTGCCAAGGAAAAAGTATTAAAAGATGCTTATTATTCAGCACAAGTAAGATTAAAGAGCCGTCAAAAAATCTATCAAATATTGCGTAACGCTTGGCAAACTTGGCACCAAGAGGGTGAGAATACTTTGCTTAATCAAGTTAATACTTTGGAAAATAAATTCAAAATTGGTGATATCAATACGACCGATTACTTGGTGCAAATTGAGCAAATACTGAACAGTGAAATTGCCACTAAAGATTTACATGCTAAGGCTTGGAGGGCTTGGTTTGATTGGCTTAGCGCTTCAGGAAAAATTAAACAATGGTTAGGAGAATAA